AGAAGAACTGGTAAACGTAATAAAATCTAAACGCTTCGAAGTGATTGCCGTCCGAAGCAATCCGATGCCTTCTTCGTTAGGCCGAGTCTTATAAAGAACCCACTCAGTGATTTCGCACCCAAGTGGCGATAGTTCTTTTTTTATTGTATCTCTTGAGAGATTGCCCTTAAGAACTGCAATACGATCGTGCGGCTTTACATGCGGGGCTAAGGACGCCGCGAGATTCTCAGCCACAAAAATTTCAGGAATAACATCTACTGAAAAACCGTGTTTCTGTAAAAAACGAGCCGTTTTCTCTCCTACAGCGGCAACCTTCCAGGACGAGGGCTTACTAAGCTCTTTTGTGTAGGATATGAAATATTTCACTCCATTTACGCTTGTAAACACAAGCCAGTCTGCATCTGTAATCTGACTTCTGAACCTGACCGTGTCTTTTTCCGAAAGAGCACAGGCGAAAGTAAGCAAAGGAACGGATATTCCTTCTCCGCCTAATTCTCTAATCTTAGTTAAAAAGGATTGAGCCTGCTCTTTATTGCGGGTGATTAATATTTTCTTATTGAAAAGCGGCCCTTTCCGATCGTTCATTGAGAGTCAAGCTCCTCTTTCACCTTGTCAATCAATTCACCCGCACCCTTTTTAAGCATAATTTCAGCACATTCCATACCGACAGCCTCAGGATGTAAGCCCGTAGTTTGTTCAACATAGCGGATTTTCCCATCGGGTGAACCTACGAATCCTGTAAGTTCAATCATTCCTTTTTCATCCATTGTAGCATATCCCGCAATCGGTATTTGGCATCCGCCTTGCATTTTTTCAAGGAAGGTCCGTTCCGCTCTGACCGTTTGGCTTGTGTACTCATCGTTTAGTTTTGCAAGCTGTTCCTTCAACTCTGTATCATCTTCACGGCACTCGATGGATAGAGCGCCTTGCCCAACTGCCGGAAGACAAATCTCTTTATCCAAGTACTCCGATACGATCTCATCAGTCCAGCCCATTCTTAAAAGTCCGGCAGCAGCTAATAGAATCGCATCGTATTCATCTGTTTCAAGCTTCTTCAGCCGTGTGTCGATATTCCCTCTTATCCACTTGATCTCAAGGTCGGGCCTAGCTTTAAGGATTTGGGCGCTCCTTCGTAAACTGCTCGTTCCAATCACACTTCCGGGCTTTAGATCTTCTAACGTTTGATGATTTTTGCTAATGAGCACATCACGATAATCTTCCCGTTTTGGAATGGAACCAATCACAAGTCCATCCGGAAGCGAAGATGGCATATCCTTCATGCTGTGGACAGCCATATCAATCGTTCCCGTTAATAAGGCATTCTCAATTTCTTTGACAAAAAGACCTTTGCCGCCGACTTTGGACAACGTTACGTCCAATATACGGTCTCCTTTTGTCACGATCTCTTTTATATCAAATTGAAACGGCGAGCCCGCTTCCTCCAGCTGTTTTATCACCCATTTTGTCTGGGTCATAGCTAGCTTGCTGCGTCTTGATCCAACAATTATTTTCCTCATAAATTCCTCCGTTTTTTTGGAGTCCGCTTAACTGAACCAATGGAATTGGGATAAGCTTCCCAACAAAAAATAGTTGATCATCAGCACGAGAAATGACGCGGCATTCCAAAGTGCAACAACCTTTCCTCGAAGCTCTTTCACCAGCCGGATATACAAATAGTAGCTGTACAAAAGCAGCATAACCAAAGAACCGAGAACCTTAGGGTCAAACCAATACAGGGTCTCAAGGGATACATACGCCCAAATGACGCCTAAAATCAGGCTCAGAAGCAGCACCGGAACTCCAATAATGTTCATCACATAGGACATATGGTCAAGCTTCGTTAAATCTTCAATCCTGCGCAGCCTCTTACCCCATTTTTTCTTTTTTAACAAATTGTATTGAATGAGATACAGAAGCGAAAAGGCGAAAGATAACGAAAACGCACCATAGGATAGAATTGCCATCGTAATGTGAATAAACAGCAGCTCGGATGCCAGCTGTCCGGAAACAGCCGCAGATTGCTGTTCAGATGGCGTAAACGTATGCAGAGCCATCATGGAAAACCCGATCACATTCGTAAAAAATACGATGAATTCTATTTTCAGCAATTGAGTAAGCAAAAGGGAAAGCGTTACGAGCACCCACGCATAAAAATACAAACCTTCAGATATATTTAAAATCGGAAATCTGCCTGTTTCCATCATGACCCAGGCCAAATAAAACACTTGAAGAACCCAGACAATGGCAAGCAACCAGAAAGCTGCTTTTTTAGCCTTCCGGTTGTTTTGCAGAAAATCTATAAAATATAAAAGAACGCATAATGCATAAATAATAATCGTGACTTCATTAAATCTAGCCATACTCCCCACGACTATCATATCCATCTACTCGCTTACGATCGCAGATGCATAGCCGGGATTTTGTTTTGCTTTCGCCAGTTTTTGTTCTTCCGTTTTTACGAGGGAAGCTTCTTCGATATTAAAGATTTCCTTGAACAGCTGTAATTGTTTTTCCGAATCCGGATCTGCCGCAAGCTCCTTCGCTTTTAAAATCGGATCTCGAAGCATTTGATTAATGATGCTCTTCGTATGCTTGCTTAATAGCTTTCTTTCTCTTTCCGTCAGATGAGGCAGCTTTCGCTCAATGCTTCTCATTGTATCTGCCTGAATGGCCAAAGCCTTATCTCGCAGAGCAGAAATGACAGGAACCACACCTAACGTGTTCAGCCAATGGTTAAACTCAACGATTGCTTCCTCAATAAATATTTCAACCTGCTCTGCTGCCGCTTGGCGTTCCTTTACATTGGCAGCCACAATGCCCTCTAAATCATCTATATCATATAGAAAAACACTATCAAGCTCTGCGATCGCCGGGTCAAGATCTCTCGGAACTGCAATATCCACCATAAAGAGCGGGCTGCCTTTCCGCTTTTGATTTACTTGCTGCATCACATCTTTTTTTAAGACGTAATCGCTTGATCCGGTTGAGCTGATTAAAATATCTGCTTCAATCAAGGTCTGTTCGATTGATTCCAATCTTCTTGCCTCTCCGGAGAAGCGGGAAGCTAGTTCCTCCGCTTTCGAAAACGTTCGGTTGATGACCGTAACTTTCCTAATCCCCTGGCCATGAAGATTTTTTACTGCAAGCTCACCCATCTTTCCGGCTCCGAGAATGACCACATGCTTCGCAGACAGATCGCCAAAGATTTTTCTAGCAAGCTCAACAGCAGCATAGCCGATAGAAACAGCATTGGCACCAATCTCGGTTTCAGCGTGTGACTTTTTAGCCAGTGTGACCGCCTGTTTAAATAAGAAATTGAATACCGTTCCTATAGATTTGACCTCTTGTGCCATTTTAAAACTCGTTCGCACTTGTCCTAATATTTGTGTTTCGCCAATAATCATTGAATCGAGACCGCATGATACACGGAACAAATGTTCAACGGCACTTTCGTTCTCATAAAATCTAAAATAAGGAACGATTTCTTCTTTATCAAGTTGAAACCAATCCGCGAGAAACTTCTTTATATAATAACGCCCGGTGTGCAGTTGATCCACCACGGCATAAATTTCCGTACGGTTGCATGTCGATACGACGATATTTTCCAGGATGCTTTTCTCATCTTTAAGATGCAGCATCGCTTCGCTTAATTCCGCCGGCAAAAAGCTGAGCTTTTCGCGAATTTCAACCGGGGCAGTTTTATGATTAATTCCTGCTACAAGTATATGCATTGCTTGCACCCCCTTAAAGCACATTCCTAAATTATAATTATTATAACATAGATATAGTTATAACAAATAAAGAAATGTGAACAGTTTATTAACGATACCAGATAACATATTCTTTATTTTTATTAATCAATCTTTGTTTTATTCCTTTTATTATACAAGCCTAAGAAACCGAAAGAAAGACTCTATCGGTTTCCAATTGCTATTCCTGATGAATCATATGATGAATTGCTGACCAGGCTTCTTCTTTTCCTTTCTTTGTTTCTGAAGAAAAAAGAATCAGTGGATCACCTGTCTCCATCTCCAGCGACTCTTTGACTACCTTGGCATGCTTATCCCATTTTCCTTTAGGGATCTTATCCGCCTTCGTTGCAATGACAATAACCGGCAAACCATAGTGTTTGAGAAAATCATACATCATGATGTCATCGTTTGAAGGCGGGTGCCTTAGATCTACAATTTGGACAACAGCTTTCAGTTCCGCGCGGTTTGTCAAATAGGTTTCGATCATCCGGCCCCACGCTTCTCTTTCTGTTTTTGACACTTTCGCAAAGCCATAGCCGGGCACATCGACAAAATGAAGAATATCGTTGATGATATAAAAGTTTAGAGTTTGTGTTTTACCTGGCTTGGATGAGGTTCTCGCCAGGTTTTTTCGATTGATCAGCGTGTTGATAAAAGATGATTTGCCGACATTGGATCTGCCGGCAAGTGCAATCTCCGGAAGCCCTGCATCCGGATATTGCTCAGGTTTTACCGCGCTGATCACAATTTCTGATTTAGTTACTTTCATTTTTCTCTCCCGTTAATGCATTTTCCAAGACTTCATCGAGATGAGATACCAGGACAAAGGTCAATCCTTTTCGTACGCTTTCAGGGATGTCCTCAATATCTTTTTCATTATCCTTTGGCAAAATGATTGTTTTCAGACCGGCACGGTGGGCACCTAGTGCTTTTTCTTTGACTCCCCCAATTGGAAGTACCCGGCCTCTCAACGTAATTTCGCCTGTCATGCCTACTTCGCGTTTTACCGGCTGGCCTGTTAATGCCGATACGAGAGCCGTTGCCATCGTGATACCTGCTGAAGGACCGTCCTTAGGGACAGCTCCTTCAGGCACGTGGATATGGATGTCGTTCTTTTCATGAAAATCAGGACTAATATTTAATTCATTCGCTTTTGAGCGGACATAGCTGAATGCAGCCTGTGCTGACTCTCTCATGACATCTCCAAGCTTTCCGGTAAGAATCAGCTTGCCTTTTCCAGGCGACAGAGATACTTCAATTGAGAGTGTATCCCCGCCTACTGTTGTATAAGCTAATCCAGTTACGACCCCGATTTGATCCTTAAGCTCCGCCTGTCCGTATCTGAAGATTCTTTTTCCAAGATAGTCTTCTAAATTATTTTCAGAAACAGTGATTCGCTTTCTTTCCCCTGATACGATTCGTTTTGCTGCCTTTCTGCAAATGGCCGCAAGCTGGCGTTCAAGACCGCGGACCCCTGCTTCCCTGGTATAGTATCGGATAATATCCAGAATCGTTTGCTCTTTCAGTATCAGATTGCTTTTTTTCAATCCGTGCTCCTTGATCTGCTTAGGAAGCAAATGATCCTTCACAATCTCTACTTTTTCAACCTCTGTATAACCGGCGATTGTAATAATTTCCATCCGGTCTCTCAAAGGGCCAGGAATGGTCGCAAGATTATTGGCTGTTGCAATAAATAGAACCTTGGATAAATCATACGTTTCCTCAATATAATGATCGCTGAACGAATTGTTTTGCTCAGGATCCAGCACCTCCAGCATGGCTGAAGAAGGGTCTCCTCTAAAATCGGAAGACATTTTATCTATTTCATCCAGCAAAAAGACCGGATTGATCGTGCCTGCTTTTTTCATGCCCTGAATGATTCGGCCGGGCATGGCTCCAACATAAGTCCTCCGGTGTCCGCGAATTTCTGACTCATCTCGTACTCCGCCTAAAGAAATTCGAACGAACGTCCGGTCTAACGATTTGGCAATTGATTTGGCAAGTGACGTTTTTCCGACTCCCGGAGGGCCGGCTAAGCATAATATAGGGCCTTTTAAGGAATTTGTCAGCTTTTGCACGGCCAAATATTCAAGGACACGCTCTTTTACCTTCTCGAGCCCGTGGTGCTCTTCATCTAATATTTTGCTTGCCAGGTTCAAGTCCAAGCGATCCTCGGTTTCATTCGTCCATGGCAAAGTGGTAAGCCATTCCACATAATTACGGATGACAGAGCTTTCCGCAGAGCTGGAAGGCACTTTTTCATAACGGTTCAGCTCTTTGTACGCCGTTTCTTTAATATTTTCAGGCATACCGGCTTGTTCAATCCGTTCAGCCAATGTTTGGATTTCTCCGGTTTTCCCTTCCTTATCACCAAGCTCCTTTTGGATGGCTTTCATCTGTTCACGAAGATAATATTCCTTTTGGGTACGCTCCATGGATCGTTTGACACGCTGGCCGATTTTTTTCTCGATCTCAAGCACTTCTTTTTCGTTATTAATCAGTTCGATGACTCGATTCAGCCTATCTTTCACGTCCACTGTTTCAAGCACCTCTTGCTTGTCTTTCAGCTTAAGTGGAAGATGGGAAGCTACAATATCAGCCATTCTTCCAGGTTCTTCAATATCGGTAACAGTGGCATAGGTTTCAGCCGAGATTTTCTTGGAAACCTTTATGTATTGATTGAAGTGATCAAGCAGCGTACGCATCAAGGCTTCATCTTCATGATCTTTTTCTTCGTCTTCAGTGATCATTTTGATGTCAACAGAAGTAAATTCCTCGAGACTTTCATACGTTTTAATTTCAGCCCGCTGAATTCCTTCAACGAGTACCCGGATGGTGCCATTCGGGAGCTTCAGCATCTGTTTGATTTTTGTATAAGTGCCGACTTTAAAAATTTCGTCTTCACTCGGTTCATCTATCGATATATCCCGTTGAGTCGCTAAAAAAATGATATGATCCTTTATCATTGCTTGTTCGAGAGCTTGAATAGACTTTTCACGCCCTACGTCAAGATGTAGCACCATAGTCGGATAAACCAACAAGCCTCTTAACGGGAGGAGCGGAATATTCCGAATTGTATCTTTTGCCATGTGACTGACACCTCCGTTATTTTAGTATGAATCATTATAATACCCTTTTTTCTCTTTATGCAATCTTATTGACTCGTAATTGCACTAGTCTTACCGTAGTATACCCTTTCTTTCTGCAATGAAAAAGAAAAAGATACTAAAAGCAGGCAAAAATCCTCATTTTCATGAGGATTAAACCGATTCTTTATTCATTTGATTGTTTTGAATTTGCTGCTCTGACGGAGGATTAACTAAAGCGATGTCAAGAACCTCTTCCAACGTTTTTACCGGAAGAATCGTAATCCCGTCAATTTGTTTTATAAGAGCTTGTTGATTTTCCATTGGAATAATCACTTTTTTTGCTCCCGCATCTTTGGCTGCTTTTATTTTCGGTAATACTCCGCCGATCGGCTTGACTTGCGAATGAAGTCCGATCTCCCCGGTCATGGCTACTGTATGGTCGATAGGAATATTATGAATCGCAGAAAATATACCAGTTGCGATGGCAATTCCCGCCGAAGGACCATCAACTGGAACTCCCCCCGGAAAATTGACATGAATGTCGTATTTGGAAGGGTTAATCCCCATGGAGCGCAAGACAGTTAACACATTTTCGATCGAACCTTTTGCCATGCTTTTTCTGCGAATCGATTTCGTCTGATTTCCTATGCTTTCCTCCTCAACCACTCCGGTCACATTCACAGTTCCTTTTTCTAAAGCCGGGTTGACTGTGACCTCTATCTCCAATAGTGAACCGCTGTTTGGCCCGTGCACCGCCAAACCATTGACGACTCCTACCTTTGGCCCGTCCATGATTTTGGATTCATGTTTTGGCGTGAGCTGGCTGGAATGAACAACCCATTCAATGTCTTCTACTGTGATGTTCGACCTGTTCTCAGTCAAGGCGTTTCCGGCAGCGATTTGGACCATATTAACAACTTCACGGCCGTTTCTTGTATACTTCGTCAAAAGATTATAGCCTTCTTCTGTAATTTCTTTATCGATTTTGGCAGCCGCTTTAATTGCAATTTTTTTCAGTTCATCTTTTTCCAAATCTCTGAAAAAGACTTCAAGGCATCTGGAGCGAATTGCCGGCGGGATTTCGTGGGGCATTCTTGTCGTTGCCCCGATTAAACGAAAATCTGCAGGAAGTCCGTTTTTAAAAATATCATGGATATGCGTCGGGATTTGTGTATTTTCTTCATTATAATAGGCGCTTTCTAAAAATACCTTTCTATCTTCGAGGACCTTGAGCAATTTATTCATTTGAATTGGATGCAGCTCTCCAATTTCATCAATGAATAGAACACCTCCGTGAGCTTGGGTAACCGCTCCTTGCTTCGGCTGAGGAATTCCGGCCTGTCCCATTGCTCCTGCCCCTTGATAGATGGGATCATGAACCGATCCGATAAGAGGATCCGCAATGCCGCGTTCATCAAACCTGGCAGTCGTAGCATCCAATTCGACAAAAACAGCATCCTGCTTGAACGGGGAACTGGTTTGTTTTTTGGCTTCTTCGAGTACGAGCCGTGCAGCAGCAGTTTTCCCTACACCTGGAGGTCCGTAAACGATGACATGCTGGGGGTTTGGCCCGCATATCGCTGCTTTTAATGCTTTTATTCCATCTTCCTGCCCTACAATATCTGCAAAGCTTTGCGGGCGGACTTTTTCTGATAGTGGTTCTGACAATGTAATAGCTCTCATCTTTCGCAACTGTTCCATTTCTTTTTTGGATTCTTTGTCGATTGAAACTTTTTGGGTACGCTGATTTCTTAACAAATTCCAAAAATAAAGTCCTATCACAATGCCAAAGAACAGTTGTATAAAAAGTGCGATTCCAGTCCAGCTCAACTACGGTCCCTCCTGATTATGTATTTTCATGTCTGCAGCTAGTATTTCCTATCGGCTGAAGGAATAAACGTATCTGCCAGGAGGTTTTTTCCGTTAGCTAGCGAGCAAAAACGTGCGCACTAAAAAAGCCCGCCGAGAGAACTCGGAAGGCCTTATTGTTACGCTGACGTTTTCGCATCTTCTTGAATCACTGTACCGTCTTTTAAAATAAGCTTTGGCGGCTCGCCATCTGATACCGTTTTTCCGGTAATAATACATTTTTCAATGTCATCGCGAGA
This window of the Bacillus gobiensis genome carries:
- the lonB gene encoding ATP-dependent protease LonB, whose amino-acid sequence is MSWTGIALFIQLFFGIVIGLYFWNLLRNQRTQKVSIDKESKKEMEQLRKMRAITLSEPLSEKVRPQSFADIVGQEDGIKALKAAICGPNPQHVIVYGPPGVGKTAAARLVLEEAKKQTSSPFKQDAVFVELDATTARFDERGIADPLIGSVHDPIYQGAGAMGQAGIPQPKQGAVTQAHGGVLFIDEIGELHPIQMNKLLKVLEDRKVFLESAYYNEENTQIPTHIHDIFKNGLPADFRLIGATTRMPHEIPPAIRSRCLEVFFRDLEKDELKKIAIKAAAKIDKEITEEGYNLLTKYTRNGREVVNMVQIAAGNALTENRSNITVEDIEWVVHSSQLTPKHESKIMDGPKVGVVNGLAVHGPNSGSLLEIEVTVNPALEKGTVNVTGVVEEESIGNQTKSIRRKSMAKGSIENVLTVLRSMGINPSKYDIHVNFPGGVPVDGPSAGIAIATGIFSAIHNIPIDHTVAMTGEIGLHSQVKPIGGVLPKIKAAKDAGAKKVIIPMENQQALIKQIDGITILPVKTLEEVLDIALVNPPSEQQIQNNQMNKESV
- the yihA gene encoding ribosome biogenesis GTP-binding protein YihA/YsxC; translation: MKVTKSEIVISAVKPEQYPDAGLPEIALAGRSNVGKSSFINTLINRKNLARTSSKPGKTQTLNFYIINDILHFVDVPGYGFAKVSKTEREAWGRMIETYLTNRAELKAVVQIVDLRHPPSNDDIMMYDFLKHYGLPVIVIATKADKIPKGKWDKHAKVVKESLEMETGDPLILFSSETKKGKEEAWSAIHHMIHQE
- the hemC gene encoding hydroxymethylbilane synthase, with the protein product MRKIIVGSRRSKLAMTQTKWVIKQLEEAGSPFQFDIKEIVTKGDRILDVTLSKVGGKGLFVKEIENALLTGTIDMAVHSMKDMPSSLPDGLVIGSIPKREDYRDVLISKNHQTLEDLKPGSVIGTSSLRRSAQILKARPDLEIKWIRGNIDTRLKKLETDEYDAILLAAAGLLRMGWTDEIVSEYLDKEICLPAVGQGALSIECREDDTELKEQLAKLNDEYTSQTVRAERTFLEKMQGGCQIPIAGYATMDEKGMIELTGFVGSPDGKIRYVEQTTGLHPEAVGMECAEIMLKKGAGELIDKVKEELDSQ
- the lon gene encoding endopeptidase La, with amino-acid sequence MAKDTIRNIPLLPLRGLLVYPTMVLHLDVGREKSIQALEQAMIKDHIIFLATQRDISIDEPSEDEIFKVGTYTKIKQMLKLPNGTIRVLVEGIQRAEIKTYESLEEFTSVDIKMITEDEEKDHEDEALMRTLLDHFNQYIKVSKKISAETYATVTDIEEPGRMADIVASHLPLKLKDKQEVLETVDVKDRLNRVIELINNEKEVLEIEKKIGQRVKRSMERTQKEYYLREQMKAIQKELGDKEGKTGEIQTLAERIEQAGMPENIKETAYKELNRYEKVPSSSAESSVIRNYVEWLTTLPWTNETEDRLDLNLASKILDEEHHGLEKVKERVLEYLAVQKLTNSLKGPILCLAGPPGVGKTSLAKSIAKSLDRTFVRISLGGVRDESEIRGHRRTYVGAMPGRIIQGMKKAGTINPVFLLDEIDKMSSDFRGDPSSAMLEVLDPEQNNSFSDHYIEETYDLSKVLFIATANNLATIPGPLRDRMEIITIAGYTEVEKVEIVKDHLLPKQIKEHGLKKSNLILKEQTILDIIRYYTREAGVRGLERQLAAICRKAAKRIVSGERKRITVSENNLEDYLGKRIFRYGQAELKDQIGVVTGLAYTTVGGDTLSIEVSLSPGKGKLILTGKLGDVMRESAQAAFSYVRSKANELNISPDFHEKNDIHIHVPEGAVPKDGPSAGITMATALVSALTGQPVKREVGMTGEITLRGRVLPIGGVKEKALGAHRAGLKTIILPKDNEKDIEDIPESVRKGLTFVLVSHLDEVLENALTGEKNESN
- a CDS encoding uroporphyrinogen-III synthase, with the translated sequence MNDRKGPLFNKKILITRNKEQAQSFLTKIRELGGEGISVPLLTFACALSEKDTVRFRSQITDADWLVFTSVNGVKYFISYTKELSKPSSWKVAAVGEKTARFLQKHGFSVDVIPEIFVAENLAASLAPHVKPHDRIAVLKGNLSRDTIKKELSPLGCEITEWVLYKTRPNEEGIGLLRTAITSKRLDFITFTSSSSVHTFMQAVKDEDLSYLRETSIVSIGPVTQSALQEYGLQSVVPSKHTIEGMLAKMCELAKERE
- a CDS encoding cytochrome C assembly family protein, translating into MIVVGSMARFNEVTIIIYALCVLLYFIDFLQNNRKAKKAAFWLLAIVWVLQVFYLAWVMMETGRFPILNISEGLYFYAWVLVTLSLLLTQLLKIEFIVFFTNVIGFSMMALHTFTPSEQQSAAVSGQLASELLFIHITMAILSYGAFSLSFAFSLLYLIQYNLLKKKKWGKRLRRIEDLTKLDHMSYVMNIIGVPVLLLSLILGVIWAYVSLETLYWFDPKVLGSLVMLLLYSYYLYIRLVKELRGKVVALWNAASFLVLMINYFLLGSLSQFHWFS
- the hemA gene encoding glutamyl-tRNA reductase, with product MHILVAGINHKTAPVEIREKLSFLPAELSEAMLHLKDEKSILENIVVSTCNRTEIYAVVDQLHTGRYYIKKFLADWFQLDKEEIVPYFRFYENESAVEHLFRVSCGLDSMIIGETQILGQVRTSFKMAQEVKSIGTVFNFLFKQAVTLAKKSHAETEIGANAVSIGYAAVELARKIFGDLSAKHVVILGAGKMGELAVKNLHGQGIRKVTVINRTFSKAEELASRFSGEARRLESIEQTLIEADILISSTGSSDYVLKKDVMQQVNQKRKGSPLFMVDIAVPRDLDPAIAELDSVFLYDIDDLEGIVAANVKERQAAAEQVEIFIEEAIVEFNHWLNTLGVVPVISALRDKALAIQADTMRSIERKLPHLTERERKLLSKHTKSIINQMLRDPILKAKELAADPDSEKQLQLFKEIFNIEEASLVKTEEQKLAKAKQNPGYASAIVSE